One Sinobacterium norvegicum genomic window carries:
- a CDS encoding fumarylacetoacetate hydrolase family protein — protein sequence MSDYQHRLVSGEPIDLPVGKVVCVGRNYLDHIRELNNDIPEAPLLFIKPETAVVAVDQPIVIPADRGEVHHELEIALLIGQRLTRADSEQAMAAVTAVGLGLDLTLRDVQSALKKKGQPWEIAKAFDGACPLTSFVPVAEFADLQKLQFSLHKNGRLQQDGLAAMMMHKIADLLAVMSQSFTLMPGDVVLTGTPAGVSALTSGDQLQLSLEERYQWSVSVA from the coding sequence ATGAGCGATTATCAACACCGTTTAGTCAGTGGTGAACCCATCGACCTGCCGGTAGGCAAGGTGGTCTGTGTTGGTCGTAATTATTTGGATCATATTCGAGAGCTTAATAATGACATCCCCGAGGCGCCGCTGCTGTTTATCAAGCCAGAGACTGCAGTGGTGGCTGTTGATCAGCCGATTGTGATACCGGCAGATCGCGGTGAGGTGCATCATGAGCTTGAGATTGCTCTGTTGATTGGTCAGCGTCTGACGCGGGCGGATAGCGAGCAGGCGATGGCGGCAGTAACCGCTGTTGGCCTAGGGTTGGATTTAACCCTGCGTGATGTGCAATCAGCTCTGAAGAAGAAGGGGCAGCCATGGGAAATCGCCAAGGCATTCGATGGCGCCTGTCCTTTGACGTCTTTTGTGCCGGTGGCTGAGTTTGCTGATTTGCAAAAGCTGCAGTTTAGTCTGCATAAGAATGGTCGCTTGCAGCAGGATGGTCTGGCGGCAATGATGATGCATAAAATTGCTGATTTGCTGGCGGTGATGAGCCAATCATTTACCCTGATGCCCGGGGATGTGGTGTTGACCGGCACGCCGGCTGGCGTGTCAGCGCTGACCAGTGGCGATCAACTGCAGTTGTCGCTCGAGGAACGTTATCAGTGGTCGGTCTCTGTTGCCTAG
- a CDS encoding FAD-binding oxidoreductase: protein MSNKVSSEIINHLKAIVGEQKVLLGDDDLQTFGKDWTRIYTPDPSVIVLPKTVEQVQAIVKLANAEGFGIVPSGGRTGLSGGAVATNGEVVIAFDAMNEIRDLSVVDQSVVCQAGVITEQLQNYAEEHQLFYPVDFASSGSSQIGGNIATNAGGIKVIRYGMTRDWVLGLKVVTGSGEILELNHGLLKNNAGYDLRQLFIGAEGTLGLIVEATIRLTRQPHNLSVLVLGVEHFSSIMNVLHAFQSKIDLTAFEFFSEKALQKVVDHQDLQRPFDSVCDYYALIEFESLTEQELEHAMSLFEHCMEEGWVVDGVISQSLQQAQNLWRLREDISETLARWTPYKNDLSVSVSRIPEFIGEVDELVQAGYPDFEIVWFGHIGDGNAHLNILRPDETPMADFVAQCEAVSKQIFEIVQRYNGSVSAEHGVGLVKKPYLKYTRSAVEIEYMKSVKKVFDPQNVMNPGKVFDL, encoded by the coding sequence ATGAGTAATAAAGTATCCTCTGAAATAATCAATCACTTAAAAGCGATAGTCGGCGAGCAGAAAGTACTGCTTGGCGATGATGACTTACAGACTTTTGGTAAGGACTGGACGCGCATCTATACCCCAGACCCTTCAGTGATTGTCCTGCCGAAGACTGTCGAGCAGGTGCAGGCGATTGTTAAACTGGCCAATGCAGAAGGCTTTGGTATCGTACCATCCGGTGGTCGTACCGGTCTTTCTGGCGGCGCCGTGGCAACTAATGGTGAGGTTGTTATCGCCTTCGATGCGATGAACGAGATTCGTGATCTCAGCGTTGTCGATCAAAGCGTGGTCTGCCAGGCCGGTGTGATTACTGAGCAATTACAGAACTATGCCGAGGAGCATCAGCTTTTTTATCCCGTAGATTTTGCCTCCAGCGGCTCGTCGCAGATTGGCGGTAATATTGCTACTAATGCCGGTGGCATAAAGGTCATCCGTTACGGCATGACCCGCGACTGGGTGTTAGGTTTAAAGGTTGTGACAGGCAGTGGAGAAATTCTTGAGCTCAATCACGGGCTACTAAAGAACAATGCCGGCTATGATTTGCGTCAGTTGTTTATCGGTGCCGAGGGGACTCTTGGCTTGATTGTCGAGGCCACTATTCGTCTGACGCGTCAGCCACATAATCTCAGTGTACTGGTCTTGGGTGTTGAGCATTTCTCATCGATTATGAATGTGCTCCACGCCTTCCAAAGTAAGATCGATCTCACCGCGTTTGAATTTTTCTCGGAAAAAGCCCTGCAGAAAGTGGTCGATCATCAAGACTTGCAACGACCATTCGACAGTGTCTGCGATTACTATGCGCTGATTGAATTTGAATCGTTGACCGAGCAAGAATTAGAGCACGCGATGTCGCTGTTTGAGCATTGCATGGAAGAGGGTTGGGTGGTTGATGGTGTCATCAGTCAATCGTTGCAGCAGGCGCAAAATCTGTGGCGCCTACGAGAAGACATTTCTGAGACGCTGGCCCGTTGGACACCGTACAAGAATGATTTGTCGGTGAGCGTGTCGCGTATCCCTGAGTTTATTGGCGAGGTTGATGAGCTGGTTCAGGCCGGTTATCCCGATTTTGAAATTGTCTGGTTTGGGCATATTGGCGACGGTAATGCCCACTTGAATATCCTGCGCCCCGACGAGACGCCGATGGCGGACTTTGTCGCCCAATGTGAGGCGGTGTCGAAGCAAATCTTCGAGATTGTGCAGCGCTACAATGGTTCTGTCTCGGCTGAACATGGCGTCGGCTTGGTGAAAAAACCCTATCTTAAGTACACTCGAAGCGCTGTCGAAATTGAGTATATGAAGAGCGTTAAAAAGGTTTTTGACCCGCAGAATGTGATGAACCCTGGCAAGGTGTTCGATCTATGA
- the serA gene encoding phosphoglycerate dehydrogenase translates to MSKTSLDKSKIRFLLLEGVHQSAVDTLETAGYTNIEYIKTALAGDELIAKIRDAHFVGLRSRTQLTDEVLAEAKKLIGIGCFCIGTNQVDLTSAMNRGIAVFNAPFSNTRSVAELVIAEAILLLRGIAEKSSKAHRGVWDKSATGSYEIRGKTLGLIGYGSIGMQLSVIAESLGMKVHFYDTVSKLPLGNAIQMPTLQALLESSDIVSLHVPETASTKDMIGAEQIAQMKDNGILINASRGTVVDIDALAAALESKKLAGAAIDVFPTEPKSNNEEFVSPLRAFENTFLTPHIGGSTIEAQANIGLEVAEKLIRYSDTGATTSSVNFPSVALPAHEGVHRLLHIHDNHPGVMSAINKALSDNNINILGQYLQTNDSVGYVVIDIDQDFSELALNKLSAIDGTVRCRVLF, encoded by the coding sequence ATGTCTAAGACCTCGCTCGATAAGAGTAAAATTCGTTTTCTTTTATTAGAAGGCGTACACCAGTCAGCCGTTGATACCTTGGAAACGGCCGGTTACACCAACATTGAATACATCAAAACAGCGTTGGCTGGCGACGAATTAATCGCCAAGATTCGTGATGCACACTTTGTTGGCTTGCGTTCACGCACCCAGCTAACCGACGAGGTTCTCGCCGAGGCGAAGAAACTTATTGGTATCGGCTGCTTCTGCATCGGCACCAATCAGGTAGATCTAACATCAGCAATGAACCGCGGTATTGCCGTGTTCAATGCACCGTTCTCCAACACTCGCTCTGTGGCTGAACTGGTTATTGCCGAGGCAATATTATTGCTACGCGGCATTGCCGAAAAAAGCTCCAAAGCCCACCGCGGTGTTTGGGATAAATCTGCCACTGGCTCTTATGAGATCCGCGGCAAGACGCTTGGCCTGATTGGCTATGGCTCTATCGGCATGCAATTGTCTGTCATCGCAGAATCTCTCGGTATGAAAGTGCACTTCTACGATACTGTTAGCAAGCTGCCCCTGGGGAATGCGATTCAGATGCCGACACTACAGGCGCTTCTTGAAAGCTCTGATATCGTCAGCCTACACGTGCCTGAAACCGCCTCGACCAAGGACATGATTGGCGCCGAACAGATTGCCCAGATGAAAGATAACGGCATTCTCATCAACGCCTCACGCGGTACTGTTGTCGATATCGACGCCTTAGCTGCCGCGCTTGAGTCGAAGAAGCTGGCCGGCGCTGCCATCGATGTATTCCCGACCGAGCCCAAGTCAAACAACGAAGAGTTCGTTAGCCCACTGCGCGCTTTCGAGAACACCTTCCTGACGCCACACATTGGTGGCTCGACCATCGAAGCCCAGGCAAATATCGGCCTCGAAGTTGCCGAGAAACTGATTCGTTACTCCGATACCGGTGCAACGACATCTTCCGTCAACTTTCCAAGCGTTGCGCTGCCGGCCCATGAAGGCGTACACCGCTTGCTGCACATCCACGACAATCACCCAGGCGTTATGTCAGCGATCAACAAGGCGTTGTCTGATAACAATATCAACATCCTTGGCCAGTACCTACAGACTAACGATAGTGTTGGTTATGTGGTGATCGATATCGATCAGGATTTCTCAGAGCTGGCTCTGAACAAACTGAGTGCCATCGACGGTACGGTTCGCTGTCGCGTACTATTCTAA
- the thiI gene encoding tRNA uracil 4-sulfurtransferase ThiI produces the protein MKFVVKFFPEITIKSKPVRKQFVRMLTDNVRTLLRHVDADVKVIRDWDKLVVVSEQDALLPRFVEVLSNTPGIAYFNDVVQYPLGDLHDIFEKTKAIWGERLAGKTFAVRCKRAGKHEFKSGDIERYVGGGLNQHTEALGVKLSKPEITVQLEVRDDILFVINERHEGLGGFPIGSLDPVISLISGGFDSNVASYLTMKRGLRTHFLFFNLGGHAHEIGVKEVALYLWQKYGASHRVRFISVPFDGVVGEILKNVDNSQMGVILKRMMLRAGTQIAEQMGVQALVTGESVAQVSSQTLTNLSVIDSVTNSLVLRPLITMDKPEIIKLAEQIGTAEFAANMPEYCGVISVKPTTKAKPEKIEREEGKFDFSVLDKAVADTKLINIDEIDLSEQIEDVEVMPFPVGESIVIDVRHPTERELSPLRLAKNEVLDIPFFELHGKYAELDQSEHYMLYCEKGTMSRLHASHLKHEGYHNVSVYRP, from the coding sequence ATGAAGTTTGTCGTCAAGTTTTTCCCCGAAATCACCATAAAGAGTAAGCCTGTGCGTAAGCAGTTTGTGCGCATGCTGACAGATAATGTGCGCACGCTGTTGCGTCATGTTGATGCCGATGTGAAGGTCATCCGGGATTGGGACAAGCTGGTTGTCGTCAGCGAGCAGGATGCGTTGCTACCCCGCTTTGTCGAGGTGTTGTCGAATACCCCCGGGATTGCCTATTTCAATGACGTGGTGCAATACCCGCTGGGTGATTTACACGACATTTTCGAGAAGACCAAGGCTATTTGGGGAGAGCGCTTGGCGGGCAAGACCTTTGCTGTGCGCTGTAAACGTGCCGGCAAGCATGAGTTTAAGTCTGGCGATATCGAACGCTATGTAGGGGGCGGATTGAACCAGCACACTGAGGCACTGGGTGTTAAGCTCAGCAAGCCGGAGATTACTGTGCAATTAGAGGTTCGCGACGACATCCTGTTTGTTATTAATGAGCGACACGAGGGCTTGGGTGGCTTCCCAATAGGCAGTCTCGACCCAGTTATCTCATTGATATCCGGTGGTTTCGATTCAAATGTCGCCAGCTATTTGACCATGAAGCGGGGTCTGCGCACGCATTTCCTGTTCTTTAATCTCGGCGGTCACGCCCACGAAATAGGGGTGAAAGAAGTTGCCCTGTATCTATGGCAAAAATATGGCGCCTCACATCGAGTGCGTTTCATCTCGGTGCCCTTCGATGGTGTCGTTGGCGAGATTCTCAAGAATGTAGACAACTCTCAGATGGGGGTTATTCTGAAGCGTATGATGCTGCGTGCCGGCACCCAGATTGCCGAGCAAATGGGGGTTCAGGCGCTGGTCACCGGTGAGAGTGTGGCCCAGGTGTCGAGCCAGACACTGACCAACCTCAGTGTGATCGATTCGGTGACCAACAGCTTGGTGCTGCGTCCGCTGATTACCATGGACAAGCCGGAAATCATCAAGTTGGCCGAACAGATCGGCACCGCCGAGTTTGCTGCCAACATGCCAGAATATTGTGGTGTTATCTCGGTCAAGCCGACCACTAAGGCAAAGCCTGAAAAGATTGAGCGGGAAGAGGGCAAGTTCGATTTTTCGGTGTTGGATAAGGCGGTGGCAGACACCAAACTGATTAATATCGATGAGATAGATCTGAGCGAGCAAATCGAGGATGTCGAGGTAATGCCGTTCCCCGTTGGCGAGAGTATCGTCATCGATGTGCGCCATCCGACCGAAAGGGAGTTGTCGCCGCTGCGGTTGGCTAAGAACGAGGTGTTGGATATACCCTTCTTCGAGTTGCACGGTAAGTACGCTGAACTCGATCAGAGCGAGCACTATATGCTGTACTGTGAGAAGGGCACGATGAGCCGGCTACACGCCTCGCATCTAAAGCATGAAGGCTACCATAACGTATCGGTCTACCGGCCATAG
- the glnA gene encoding glutamate--ammonia ligase, with protein sequence MSRTVKLIADNDIKWVDLRFTDFKGKEQHVTIPASEVGESFFEDGKMFDGSSIAGWKGINESDMVMMPEDSSSYIDPFTESATVVIICNIVEPTTMQGYNRDPRSVAGRAEEYLRSTGIADTALFGPEPEFFVFDDVKWNVDIHSTSYQINSEEAAWSSNKSFADGNMGHRPVVKGGYFPVPPLDSLHDLRGAMCDAMEDMGLEIEIHHHEVATAGQCEIGVGPATLTKKADEVQILKYAVHNVAHAYGKTATFMPKPLVGDNGSGMHVHQSLSKDGVNIMAGDAYAGLSETALFYIGGIIKHARAINAFANASTNSYKRLVPGFEAPVMLAYSARNRSASIRIPFVPSPKASRIEVRFGDPSANPYLAFTAMLMAGLDGIQNKIHPGEAADKDLYDLPAEEAAEIPTVASSLEQALQALDADRAFLKAGGVMDDDMIDGYIALKMAEVERLNSTTHPVEFEMYYSV encoded by the coding sequence ATGTCACGCACAGTTAAACTAATCGCTGATAACGATATCAAATGGGTAGACCTTCGCTTTACCGACTTTAAGGGTAAAGAGCAGCACGTCACCATTCCTGCTTCAGAAGTAGGCGAGAGCTTCTTCGAAGACGGTAAAATGTTTGATGGTTCTTCTATCGCTGGCTGGAAAGGCATTAACGAATCAGACATGGTCATGATGCCTGAAGACTCTTCTTCTTACATCGATCCCTTCACCGAGTCTGCCACCGTTGTTATCATCTGTAACATCGTTGAGCCTACTACTATGCAGGGCTACAACCGTGACCCTCGCTCTGTTGCTGGCCGCGCTGAAGAATACCTACGCTCTACTGGCATCGCCGATACTGCACTGTTCGGTCCCGAGCCTGAGTTCTTCGTTTTTGACGACGTTAAGTGGAATGTTGATATCCACAGCACCAGCTACCAGATCAACTCTGAAGAAGCAGCTTGGTCTAGCAACAAGTCATTCGCAGACGGCAACATGGGCCACCGCCCTGTTGTTAAAGGCGGTTACTTCCCCGTACCACCACTGGACAGCCTGCACGACCTTCGTGGCGCCATGTGTGACGCGATGGAAGACATGGGTCTAGAAATCGAAATTCACCACCACGAAGTTGCCACTGCTGGTCAGTGTGAAATCGGTGTAGGTCCAGCCACGCTGACTAAGAAGGCTGATGAAGTTCAGATTCTTAAGTATGCTGTACACAATGTTGCTCACGCCTACGGCAAGACGGCTACCTTCATGCCTAAGCCTCTGGTTGGCGATAACGGTTCTGGTATGCATGTTCACCAGTCGCTTTCTAAAGACGGCGTTAACATCATGGCTGGCGATGCCTATGCTGGCCTTTCTGAAACTGCCCTGTTCTACATCGGCGGTATCATTAAGCACGCTCGCGCAATCAACGCTTTCGCCAACGCCTCAACCAACTCGTACAAGCGTTTGGTTCCTGGCTTCGAAGCGCCTGTTATGCTGGCTTACTCTGCTCGTAACCGTTCTGCTTCAATCCGTATTCCTTTCGTGCCAAGCCCTAAGGCCAGCCGTATCGAAGTACGTTTCGGTGATCCATCAGCCAACCCATACTTAGCCTTTACCGCTATGTTGATGGCCGGCCTTGACGGCATCCAGAACAAGATCCACCCAGGCGAAGCTGCAGACAAGGATCTATACGACCTTCCTGCTGAAGAAGCTGCCGAGATCCCAACTGTTGCTTCAAGCCTAGAGCAAGCACTACAAGCGCTAGACGCTGACCGTGCCTTCTTGAAAGCCGGTGGCGTAATGGACGACGACATGATCGACGGCTATATCGCATTGAAGATGGCCGAAGTTGAGCGTCTTAACTCTACAACTCACCCTGTTGAGTTCGAGATGTACTACTCAGTTTAA
- the glnL gene encoding nitrogen regulation protein NR(II), which yields MMNNDLHGLLLDNLTTAVMLLDSSLRITYLNPAARMLLDSSGHRVLGLDFSLLVHQDSESVKALREAVDVGRSFTKRQTLLQLPNSLSITVDYSVTPTEVGKQPALLIELQPMDRMLKISREETLIASQQNSRTLIRGLAHEIKNPLGGLRGAAQLLARELNDDELKDYTTIIIEEADRLRNLVDRLLGPHRIPQAAMTNVHECLERITTLISAETDDAIHFVRDYDPSIPPLYADKEQLIQAALNIIRNAMQALDGLDNPTITLRTRVLRQFTISNIRHRLVCKIEIIDNGPGIPAELAETIFFPMVTGRAEGSGLGLSIAQSILSQHQGLIECSSEPGHTEFSMYIPLEPSNEQS from the coding sequence ATGATGAACAACGACTTACATGGCCTGCTTCTCGACAACCTGACAACGGCAGTCATGTTGTTAGATTCATCGCTGCGTATTACCTACCTCAATCCCGCCGCACGTATGCTGCTCGACTCCAGCGGTCATCGGGTACTCGGCCTGGATTTCAGCCTGTTGGTTCATCAAGACAGCGAATCTGTCAAAGCCCTGCGTGAGGCTGTCGATGTCGGTCGCTCGTTTACCAAGCGTCAAACCCTGCTGCAATTGCCTAATAGCCTCAGTATTACCGTCGATTACTCGGTAACACCGACTGAAGTCGGCAAGCAACCGGCACTGTTAATCGAACTGCAGCCAATGGATAGGATGCTGAAAATTTCACGCGAGGAGACGCTGATTGCCTCGCAGCAAAACAGTCGCACGCTGATTCGCGGCCTCGCCCACGAAATAAAAAATCCGCTTGGCGGCTTACGCGGTGCGGCACAATTACTGGCCCGTGAATTAAACGACGATGAGCTAAAAGACTACACCACGATTATTATTGAAGAGGCCGACCGGCTGCGTAATCTAGTCGACCGCCTACTGGGCCCCCATCGCATTCCGCAGGCAGCAATGACCAACGTGCACGAATGCTTGGAACGTATTACCACCTTGATCTCGGCAGAAACCGATGATGCTATTCACTTTGTCCGCGATTACGACCCCAGTATTCCACCACTTTATGCCGATAAAGAACAGTTGATTCAGGCGGCTTTAAACATCATCAGAAACGCCATGCAGGCCCTGGATGGTCTTGATAATCCGACCATTACGCTGCGCACCCGCGTACTGCGCCAATTCACCATCAGCAATATTCGCCACCGCCTGGTCTGCAAGATCGAGATCATCGACAACGGCCCCGGCATCCCCGCCGAGCTGGCCGAGACGATCTTCTTTCCAATGGTCACTGGACGCGCCGAAGGCAGTGGCCTCGGTCTGTCTATCGCACAATCTATTTTAAGCCAGCATCAGGGTCTGATCGAATGCAGCAGCGAGCCTGGCCACACCGAATTCTCAATGTATATCCCCTTGGAGCCATCAAATGAGCAATCATAA
- the ntrC gene encoding nitrogen regulation protein NR(I) has translation MSNHNNIWVVDDDRSIRWVLEKALNQAGIDTTSFDCAEAVCRQLPNERPDVIISDIRMPGIDGLELLGKIHETYPNLPVIITTAHSDLDSAVASYQSGAFEYLPKPFDIDETVAMAKRALAHSKEQQQEAAFSEDVIEETEIIGEAPAMQEVFRAIGRLSHSNITVLINGNSGTGKELVAQALHRHSPRSEKPFIALNMAAIPKDLMESELFGHEKGAFTGAAALRRGRFEQADGGTLFLDEIGDMPAETQTRLLRVLADGEFYRVGGHTPVKVDVRIIAATHQDLERLVAEHSFREDLFHRLNVIRIHIPTLAERREDIPRLAKHFFNAAAEELAVETKILTSDTEQYLAGLNWPGNVRQLENTCRWVTVMASGREVHIGDLPPELLNQQPEEKGASNWQDDLRSWAEQELNGGKSKLLDTAVPIFERIMIESALKHTNGRRRDASQLLGWGRNTLSRKIKELGMDEGGEELESETA, from the coding sequence ATGAGCAATCATAATAATATTTGGGTAGTCGATGACGACCGCTCAATCCGCTGGGTATTAGAAAAAGCGTTGAATCAGGCGGGTATCGACACCACCAGTTTTGACTGCGCCGAGGCGGTTTGCCGCCAGCTTCCCAACGAGCGCCCCGACGTGATTATCAGCGATATCCGCATGCCGGGCATCGACGGCTTAGAACTACTCGGCAAGATCCACGAGACCTACCCCAATCTGCCGGTTATTATCACCACCGCCCACTCCGACCTAGATTCCGCCGTCGCCTCCTACCAGAGCGGTGCCTTCGAGTATCTGCCCAAGCCCTTCGATATTGACGAAACTGTGGCCATGGCAAAGCGGGCGCTGGCTCACAGCAAGGAGCAACAGCAGGAAGCCGCCTTCAGCGAAGATGTAATCGAAGAAACCGAGATCATTGGCGAGGCCCCAGCGATGCAGGAGGTGTTTCGTGCCATCGGCAGGCTGTCACACTCCAATATCACCGTCTTAATCAACGGTAACTCCGGCACCGGTAAAGAGCTGGTGGCACAGGCGCTTCACCGCCACTCACCCCGCTCAGAAAAACCATTCATCGCCCTCAACATGGCCGCCATACCGAAAGATTTGATGGAGTCCGAACTGTTTGGCCACGAGAAGGGTGCCTTTACCGGCGCCGCAGCACTCCGTCGGGGTCGCTTCGAACAGGCCGACGGCGGCACGCTGTTTCTCGATGAGATCGGCGATATGCCGGCCGAGACCCAGACTCGACTGCTACGCGTGCTGGCGGATGGCGAGTTTTACCGCGTCGGCGGCCACACCCCGGTCAAGGTCGACGTGCGTATTATCGCCGCCACCCACCAGGACTTAGAGCGCCTGGTGGCCGAACACAGCTTCCGTGAGGATTTATTCCACCGCCTCAATGTGATTCGCATCCACATCCCGACGCTGGCCGAGCGCCGCGAGGATATTCCCCGTCTGGCCAAGCATTTCTTCAATGCCGCGGCGGAGGAGCTGGCGGTGGAGACTAAAATATTAACCAGCGATACCGAGCAGTATCTCGCCGGCTTGAATTGGCCGGGTAACGTTCGCCAACTGGAAAACACCTGCCGCTGGGTGACTGTCATGGCCTCCGGTCGCGAGGTTCATATCGGCGATCTGCCGCCAGAGCTGCTCAATCAGCAACCCGAGGAGAAGGGGGCTTCAAACTGGCAGGATGATTTACGCAGCTGGGCCGAACAAGAACTTAATGGCGGCAAAAGCAAGCTGCTCGATACCGCGGTGCCGATTTTCGAGCGCATCATGATCGAGAGCGCGCTCAAACACACCAATGGCCGACGCCGCGACGCCTCGCAACTGCTCGGCTGGGGGCGCAATACACTGTCGCGTAAGATCAAGGAACTGGGTATGGACGAGGGCGGCGAAGAGCTGGAAAGCGAAACCGCTTAG
- a CDS encoding tRNA (cytidine(34)-2'-O)-methyltransferase, translating into MFEIALFEPQIAPNTGNIMRLAANNGCRLHLIEPMGFDIEEKKLRRAGLDYHDLDNTTIHPHYQAFAEAMAGRRIIACTTKGTRSHSDIVYQAGDVLLFGAETHGLAPAVMETIAPELRIKIPMQPNNRSLNLSNSVAIISYEAWRQLDYAGAAE; encoded by the coding sequence ATGTTTGAGATCGCCCTGTTTGAACCGCAGATTGCCCCCAATACTGGCAATATAATGCGCCTGGCCGCCAATAATGGTTGCCGCCTGCATTTGATCGAGCCAATGGGTTTCGATATAGAAGAGAAGAAGTTGCGCCGTGCCGGCCTCGATTACCACGATCTGGACAATACCACGATCCATCCTCACTATCAGGCCTTCGCCGAGGCGATGGCAGGCCGTCGGATTATTGCCTGTACCACCAAGGGTACCCGCAGTCATAGCGATATTGTTTATCAGGCCGGTGATGTACTGTTGTTCGGTGCCGAGACACACGGCTTGGCGCCGGCGGTGATGGAAACGATTGCGCCCGAGTTACGGATCAAGATTCCGATGCAGCCGAATAACCGCAGCCTCAACCTGTCTAACTCGGTGGCTATTATCAGCTACGAGGCCTGGCGCCAGCTCGATTACGCTGGCGCTGCCGAGTAA
- a CDS encoding mechanosensitive ion channel family protein: MEQEAAYIGEAYNSLINFGVDYGMQVIGAILILIVGAVVANWVSKSAVKYLERKDIDITFSHFIANALKAMILFCFVIIALGKFGISVTPFIAAIGAIGLGAGFAVQGLLSNYAAGLAIIFTRPFKIGDTIVVYGYTGQIVDIKLAATLLITEDKVLITIPNRYAVGEVLQNTFEYKMVETLLHVDQQHSPEQVVALINQCLSDNGNIIDDPQAQVGIEAFEEGNICIGIRCWVPTKSYYQEKFTINMAVYNTLRAHGIHIAAPKRLPEGTSE; the protein is encoded by the coding sequence ATGGAGCAAGAAGCGGCCTATATAGGCGAGGCCTATAACAGCCTGATCAATTTTGGTGTCGACTACGGCATGCAGGTTATTGGCGCGATTCTAATTTTAATTGTTGGCGCCGTGGTGGCCAATTGGGTGAGTAAGTCGGCGGTTAAATACCTCGAACGCAAAGATATCGACATCACCTTCAGTCATTTTATCGCCAATGCCTTGAAGGCGATGATTCTGTTCTGCTTTGTCATTATTGCGCTGGGTAAGTTTGGCATCAGTGTGACGCCGTTTATCGCCGCCATTGGTGCGATAGGTTTGGGGGCTGGCTTTGCTGTGCAGGGACTGTTATCGAATTACGCCGCCGGTCTGGCGATCATCTTTACCCGGCCATTTAAGATTGGCGATACCATCGTCGTTTATGGTTATACCGGCCAAATAGTCGATATTAAACTGGCGGCGACGCTGCTGATCACCGAGGATAAGGTGTTAATCACCATCCCTAACCGCTATGCGGTGGGTGAGGTATTACAAAATACCTTCGAATATAAGATGGTCGAGACGCTGTTACATGTCGACCAACAGCACAGCCCCGAGCAGGTTGTTGCGCTGATTAACCAGTGCCTGAGTGACAATGGTAATATTATCGATGACCCTCAGGCTCAGGTCGGTATCGAGGCCTTCGAAGAGGGTAATATCTGCATCGGCATCCGCTGCTGGGTGCCAACCAAATCGTATTACCAAGAGAAGTTCACCATTAATATGGCCGTCTACAATACGCTGCGCGCTCACGGTATTCATATCGCCGCGCCAAAGCGGTTGCCAGAGGGTACGAGCGAATAG